One region of Osmia lignaria lignaria isolate PbOS001 chromosome 7, iyOsmLign1, whole genome shotgun sequence genomic DNA includes:
- the LOC117609496 gene encoding uncharacterized protein LOC117609496 isoform X2 — MSSNSKKSPRYEDLISKSEDDTLGTSISLSVDENSIRIKERPKVSKKSEPDEKNDNDQKEEQWWLKKPDTCLDVPNVPVEAKTKQSPSISPDVSSSMKEFLEKEKMCKAMHKSELEMKDRDDTLCDILASAAFDKYPSDFENATDEDIGSILEEMSKIAGALSPNSAADRTKSKTCVKNSTEEEKSVEELLEEAEKLVRKNSSSLSKSGSKSDTLVPENIGEDVESLGRVRQLEADIFQLIEEEVHKETEKIRRSPKNEKKSDDSPGFDILYENVNCLKAPKTLELQRRRFEEQKMEVSSSSDLDDPIERHSKSEELINSIRKIELSDKDNLQKEITDVDKDFFEDLLRKSKERAEGGGMSGSSSFGQEDFSHFLKLLQGQSDKKGEEEEEEEESNPTHETLLKSSDKQVSVLEKVSLNEKSPEFPEKEISDILEKELPKTSDRKLEDEIIETDGNSSDQDRKRSVSVSSGKRKSESKLTTNNKKYETSSCKDRVIVSKDIKKTGTSKEELYTVGLTPRLELFADAIPKLLAEKSVECDGGTHVKTTVRKTTSNTEIKSSGIATTTQRLLSHPVNASSSSKTQKKEIKFSKSKSYDQICKTTPFRTSVENLKVAKSSDTVKNPAIGNLTSSRRSPISKSSTVKPIVTRLPSKTRVLPKAKAKAKVKPKSKPKKDLIKTVGFTSSLSSTYKGYQIKSPDNHIKRSIVAAAAAAAGGDTKHNSVTPNWENLCREERHKNVLLKQQLEAEVKLYKNQIDNMRVSFEEELFAVKKQNIILKARLDELLLNDKRVDAFQPKKDTKIVLLEKELEKQEKLIRAYETENKKLMQDTKSMQEEMKQLQKQKNTAPLESGKMQELADKVKDLEEERLKVNLEISEVREKNADYALKNEDLIQQNSLLNDELEMFKEQLRTKNDFITDRLQAITNVELELKKQLEDLTIKLSSKTEQLRIVKQQFDKIQQNVLPLEKELLELRVKEGNLEEKLQVARSHVEREKQLTQKLKDQVILDSKKIIDLNRQIREMERILKRKNPDSVSALILTANSEQEKIGGEKLKLLEDRISSLENEIKAKDQLAQQKVMEFQKKFSDMKEKYCSQIMELEEKLLEADIKNRKIYNDMFTQTISKPVESRAVETIRKEERAGSFEKEDNKKDQKPVNVNKVVNLKSQNLKDDAYLMATIRGLKFELANKDKALSKVGKELQELQKTNRKLQKEREKLLNDRRSVKSSTDFERMNRAMVSSADSKLQTLKCSEGNDQNSNVYQNGHVSSCSNSVQKLLYDPMRYTENLGDSNLVKRLTDENDILKEELNKMNKDFMALKNKRLHDLNLLQEEHEREMASLLKEYSVKFGDSKVSQINTQLAVISHLKQQIEKLKDCKEQMVVLKAERDHLENRVKTLNEKVKYLSTPSTEQLQLLQDKITILQQRHESREMTLQSLVRDLLRNRTQCKDCKNEKGKNRQLCYFRQELDHILGMLQEIANVH; from the exons TTGATCTCAAAGTCCGAAGACGATACTTTGGGTACATCGATTAGTCTTAGCGTGGATGAAAATTCTATTAGAATAAAAGAAAGGCCCAAAGTGTCGAAGAAATCTGAGCCGGATGAAAAGAATGATAACGATCAGAAGGAAGAACAATGGTGGTTGAAGAAGCCAGATACCTGCCTGGATGTTCCTAATGTTCCGGTAGAAGCAAAGACAAAACAGTCCCCGTCCATATCGCCGGATGTTAGTTCTTCTATGAAAGAATTTCTTGAGAAAGAAAAGATGTGTAAA GCTATGCATAAAAGCGAATTAGAGATGAAAGACAGAGACGATACTTTGTGCGATATCTTAGCTTCTGCAGCTTTTGACAAATACCCATCCGATTTTGAAA ATGCAACAGACGAAGATATAGGTAGCATCTTGGAAGAAATGAGTAAGATCGCTGGTGCTCTAAGCCCCAATTCAGCTGCAGATCGTACGAAATCAAAGACTTGCGTTAAGAATTCCacggaagaagaaaaatctgtcGAAGAATTGTTAGAAGAAGCTGAAAAACTTGTACGAAAAAATAGTAGTAGTTTATCGAAAAGTGGATCAAAATCTGATACTTTAGTACCTGAAAATATCGGTGAGGATGTAGAAAGCCTCGGTAGGGTCAGGCAGCTGGAAGCTGACATTTTTCAGCTGATAGAAGAAGAAGTGCATAAGGAGACAGAAAAGATAAGAAGGAGTccgaaaaacgaaaaaaaaagcgaCGATAGTCCTGGTTTCGATATACTCTACGAAAATGTCAATTGTTTAAAGGCCCCGAAAACTTTGGAACTCCAAAGAAGAAGGTTCGAAGAACAGAAGATGGAAGTGTCGAGTAGTTCAGATTTAGATGATCCGATTGAAAGGCATTCCAAGTCGGAAGAACTAATAAATAGTATAAGAAAGATAGAATTATCGGATAAAGATAATTTACAGAAAGAAATAACTGATGTAGATAAAGATTTTTTTGAAGATTTGTTAAGAAAATCGAAAGAAAGGGCCGAGGGTGGTGGTATGTCGGGTAGTTCGAGTTTCGGGCAAGAAGATTTTTCgcattttttaaaacttttacaAGGGCAAAGCGATAAaaagggagaagaagaagaagaagaagaagaatcaaatCCTACCCACGAAACTCTTTTAAAATCTTCGGACAAACAAGTCTCCGTTTTGGAAAAAGTATCGTTGAACGAGAAAAGTCCGGAATTTccagaaaaagaaatttccgaTATTTTAGAGAAAGAACTGCCTAAAACAAGCGATCGAAAATTAGAGgatgaaattattgaaacggATGGCAATTCGAGCGACCAAGATCGTAAACGGTCAGTCAGTGTTAGTAGCGGTAAGAGGAAAAGCGAATCGAAGCTTACGacgaataataaaaagtatgaaacatcATCGTGTAAGGATCGTGTAATCGTGTCgaaggatataaagaaaacaGGTACGTCTAAGGAAGAACTTTACACGGTTGGGCTTACGCCACGATTAGAATTGTTTGCGGATGCAATCCCAAAATTGTTAGCCGAAAAGTCAGTAGAATGCGACGGGGGGACGCATGTGAAAACGACCGTACGCAAAACTACTTCCAATACTGAGATCAAAAGCAGCGGTATCGCAACGACTACTCAACGACTACTATCGCATCCAGTTAACGCATCGTCGAGCAGTAAGacgcaaaaaaaagaaatcaaattttcaaagtcAAAAAGTTACGATCAGATCTGTAAGACAACACCGTTTCGAACGTCCGTAGAAAACTTGAAGGTAGCTAAATCTTCGGATACCGTGAAAAATCCTGCCATCGGTAATCTGACGAGCAGCAGACGATCCCCGATATCGAAGTCAAGTACTGTTAAGCCTATCGTAACGAGGCTTCCTTCCAAGACCAGGGTACTTCCAAAAGCAAAAGCAAAAGCAAAAGTAAAACCAAAATCGAAACCAAAGAAAGATCTTATCAAGACTGTTGGTTTTACTTCCTCTTTGTCTTCCACGTATAAAGGGTACCAAATAAAATCGCCAGATAATCATATAAAGCGGTCCATTgtggctgctgctgctgctgctgctggtggTGATACAAAACACAATTCGGTGACACCGAATTGGGAGAACTTGTGTCGCGAGGAGAGACACAAGAATGTTCTTTTGAAACAGCAACTAGAGGCTGAAgtgaaattgtacaaaaatcaaATAGACAATATGCGTGTATCTTTTGAGGAAGAATTGTTCGCAGTGAAAAAGCAAAATATCATTCTAAAGGCAAGGCTCGACGAACTGTTGTTGAATGATAAACGCGTAGACGCTTTTCAACCGAAGAAGGACACTAAAATCGTGCTTTTAGAGAAAGAATTGGAGAAGCAAGAGAAATTGATTCGCGCATACGAAACGGAGAACAAGAAATTGATGCAAGACACAAAAAGCATGCAAGAAGAGATGAAGCAATTGCAGAAACAGAAAAATACTGCACCGCTCGAGTCTGGTAAGATGCAAGAGCTTGCGGATAAAGTAAAGGATCTCGAGGAGGAGAGGCTGAAAGTGAATCTAGAAATTTCGGAGGTTCGAGAGAAGAACGCGGACTACGCGTTAAAGAACGAGGATCTAATCCAGCAGAATAGTTTACTGAACGACGAGTTGGAGATGTTCAAGGAACAACTGAGGACGAAGAACGATTTCATCACGGACCGGTTGCAAGCAATAACCAACGTCGAGTTGGAACTGAAGAAACAGCTGGAGGATTTGACGATCAAGCTCAGCTCGAAGACCGAACAGTTACGAATCGTGAAACAGCAGTTTGACAAGATTCAGCAAAACGTACTGCCATTGGAGAAGGAGCTGCTAGAATTGCGAGTGAAAGAAGGGAATCTTGAAGAGAAGCTACAGGTAGCCAGAAGTCACGTGGAACGTGAGAAACAGTTGACTCAAAAATTGAAGGATCAGGTGATCCTTGACAGCAAAAAGATCATCGATTTGAACAGACAGATACGTGAAATGGAAAGGATATTGAAGAGAAAGAATCCCGATTCTGTGTCCGCTCTTATACTGACGGCTAATTCGGAGCAAGAGAAAATTGGTGGAGAAAAATTGAAGCTACTAGAGGATAGAATTTCAAGTTTGGAAAATGAGATAAAAGCAAAGGATCAGTTGGCGCAGCAGAAGGTGATGGAATTTCAAAAAAAGTTTTCCGACATGAAGGAAAAATACTGTTCGCAGATAATGGAATTGGAGGAGAAACTACTCGAGGCTGATATTAAGAATCGTAAAATTTACAACGACATGTTCACACAGACGATATCGAAACCTGTCGAGAGTAGAGCTGTAGAAACTATTAGAAAAGAGGAGAGAGCTGGCTCGTTCGAGAAGGAAGATAATAAAAAGGATCAGAAGCCAGTTAATGTTAATAAAGTAGTTAATCTAAAGTCTCAGAATCTGAAGGATGATGCATATCTTATGGCCACTATACGTGGACTGAAATTCGAACTGGCAAACAAAGATAAAGCATTGTCGAAAGTTGGCAAAGAATTGCAGGAGCTACAGAAGACTAACAGAAAATTACAAAAGGAACGAGAGAAATTACTAAACGATAGGAGATCCGTTAAAAGCAGCACGGATTTTGAGAGGATGAATCGAGCCATGGTGTCCTCGGCTGATTCAAAGTTACAGACTTTGAAATGTTCCGAAGGAAACGATCAGAACTCGAACGTTTATCAGAATGGACACGTGTCGTCTTGTTCAAACTCTGTTCAAAAGCTACTTTACGATCCCATGCGATACACCGAAAATCTCGGTGACAGCAATCTCGTCAAGAGATTAACCGACGAGAATGATATTTTGAAAGAGGAATTAAATAAGATGAACAAGGACTTTATGGCTTTGAAAAATAAGCGATTGCATGACTTGAATCTGTTGCAAGAGGAACACGAACGCGAAATGGCTAGCTTGCTGAAAGAATACAGCGTAAAGTTTGGCGACTCTAAAGTG